The Branchiostoma floridae strain S238N-H82 chromosome 17, Bfl_VNyyK, whole genome shotgun sequence genome has a window encoding:
- the LOC118404208 gene encoding uncharacterized protein LOC118404208 — protein sequence MEDGARGDDGQSLKGTDKTENFRVRLMTTPSEFSLLFEWAIAEGWCPCVYDAESYYKQDPTGYYLAELDGVPIGGLGTVKFGADVASITQYIVKPPFRGKGYGYRMWQEVMKTIGDRNLFLESAPAQRSNYEKSGFKSSWQTIRFRGVGRTDDDHAVNNAEDRVTLVSVDKVNFDDFCAFDQKVSGVSRPTLLKSWINQPGSINLVAVDSIEGIGQKREYRIAGYGCSRLCYEGYQSTSFSRKIAPIFAESSAVGLQLFNALVATVPPEIPFYIDVIDVNENAMQIVSEFGLESISSITHMFTKCNSVQQNMVYGVASCDIGF from the coding sequence ATGGAGGACGGAGCACGCGGCGACGATGGCCAATCATTAAAAGGGACGGATAAAACAGAAAATTTCCGTGTCCGTCTGATGACCACCCCGTCAGAATTTTCGCTCTTGTTTGAGTGGGCAATAGCGGAGGGGTGGTGCCCATGCGTTTACGATGCAGAATCCTACTATAAGCAGGATCCTACCGGTTACTACCTGGCAGAACTAGATGGTGTTCCGATCGGAGGGCTTGGTACCGTAAAATTCGGGGCAGATGTTGCTTCGATAACCCAATACATCGTCAAACCGCCCTTCCGGGGAAAGGGGTATGGCTACAGGATGTGGCAAGAAGTCATGAAGACGATCGGTGACAGAAACCTGTTTCTGGAGAGTGCTCCCGCTCAGCGAAGTAACTACGAGAAATCCGGTTTCAAGAGTTCGTGGCAAACAATCCGGTTTCGCGGAGTTGGTCGTACTGATGATGACCATGCCGTCAATAACGCCGAGGACCGTGTAACGCTGGTTTCAGTTGACAAAGTGAACTTTGACGACTTCTGTGCCTTTGACCAAAAAGTTTCTGGTGTGTCACGGCCAACTTTGCTGAAGAGCTGGATCAACCAACCTGGTTCGATCAACCTCGTTGCCGTCGATAGTATCGAAGGCATTGGTCAGAAGAGAGAATACAGGATCGCCGGCTACGGGTGCAGTCGGCTTTGTTATGAAGGATACCAGAGCACCTCCTTCTCCAGAAAAATCGCTCCCATCTTCGCGGAGTCCTCTGCAGTTGGTTTACAGCTCTTCAACGCTCTAGTCGCGACCGTTCCACCAGAAATTCCCTTCTACATTGATGTTATCGATGTTAACGAAAATGCTATGCAGATCGTGAGTGAATTTGGCTTAGAAAGTATATCTTCCATAACACACATGTTCACGAAATGTAACAGCGTTCAGCAAAACATGGTCTATGGTGTTGCCAGTTGCGACATTGGGTTTTAA